One window of Quercus robur chromosome 12, dhQueRobu3.1, whole genome shotgun sequence genomic DNA carries:
- the LOC126708224 gene encoding uncharacterized protein LOC126708224: MQEPRKDVSLRPPTGTIHVILVALGRTGSFPSRVLSVARLSAEDREREFKMSIKGSSLILGFSDEDKRGTIQPHDDALVVTLRIRGFDVRRVLVDPGSVVEVMYPDLYKGLNLRPEDLTAYDSPLISFKGKTVVPKGQIRLPIQTRLEVVEVDFIVVDAYSPYTAIVARPWIHALEVISSTLHQKVKYPSGGQVEEIRGDQAMARQCMVAAISRQSNAESLVGSELPPQEKEELVGFLRRNVDVFAWDAYDAPGVNPSLICHYLNVNPSFIPKKQPLRRPSKEHASAVRDEVTKLKKEGAIKEVFYPECLANTVVVRKKTGKWQVCVDFTDLNKACPKDPFPLP; encoded by the exons ATGCAAGAGCCTCGAAAAGATGTATCATTAAGACCTCCTACGGGGACGATACACGTCATCCTCGTCGCTCTAGGAAGAACCGGCTCATTTCCTTCTAGGGTGCTGTCTGTGGCTCGGCTCTCCGCCGAGGACAGGGAAAGAGAATTTAAAATGTCTATAAAGGGAAGCTCTTTAATATTAGGATTCTCGGACGAAGATAAGAGgggaactatccaacctcacgacgatgccttaGTGGTTACGCTGAGAATCAGAGGTTTTGATGTGAGGAGGGTACTGGTAGACCCAGGCAGCGTAGTAgaggtaatgtaccctgatctatacaaggggctgaacttaaGGCCGGAGGATTTGACGGCTTATGACTCTCCCCTTATCAGCTTCAAAGGGAAGACTGTTGTACCAAAAGGGCAGATCAGATTACCCATACAGACCAGGttagaggtggtggaggtggactttatCGTGGTCGATGCCTACTCGCCCTACACAGCGATAGTagccaggccatggatccatgcCCTAGAAGTCATATCTTCCACACTGCACCAAAAGGTAAAATACCCGTCCGGAGGCCAAGTGGAAGAGATTCGTGGAGATCAGGCCATGGCTAGgcagtgtatggtggccgccatctcaCGTCAATCCAATGCCGAGTCCTTG GTCGGCTCGGAGTTACctcctcaagaaaaagaggaactggtcgGGTTCCTGAGGAGAAATGTTGATGTATTTGCATGGGATGCTTACGATGCCCCGGGGGTTAACCCTAGTCTCATTTGTCACTACTTAAATGTTAACCCATCTTTTATTCCAAAAAAGCAGCCACTCCGACGCCCCTCGAAAGAACATGCTAGTGCCGTTAGAGACGAAGTGACGAAGCTGAAAAAGgaaggggctatcaaagaagtcttttacCCCGAGTGTCTGGCaaatacggtggtggtaagAAAGAAAACGGGGAAGTGGCaagtctgcgtggacttcacagacttgaacaaggcatgcccgaAAGACCCGTTCCCGTTACCTTGA
- the LOC126708963 gene encoding zinc finger protein CONSTANS-LIKE 13 isoform X1 produces MTDSRAQIKQQDQNIMSPQIQKRLCDYCSETTALLYCRADSAKLCFLCDREVHSTNQLFSKHTRSRLCDSCDSSPASIFCSTECSVLCQNCDWERHSLSLSQVHNRRPLEGFTGCPSVHELLGIVGFEETGHKALFLKDESTGGDDGFDGLSDFLVWDTPCAVSLDDLISSTSSEHDFQAMEVPPLPKNRNAACGLYKDEIINQLRELVKLEPNLNCENVDAEPLTGFQPLLSEQNVQQEDMVTGFADNAEPFVFPRFEASAFQCCTGGSEAANHFFLPNSSTRSYLEESHVVTDKHSDISCSVTHANDGSEGHSRYPIKSETSSAFQRIASHELNSQERDSALSRYKEKKKTRRYHSPTLCPQMYEKHIRYESRKVRAESRIRIKGRFAKMDTTGRQL; encoded by the exons ATGACTGACTCTCGAGCTCAAATAAAACAGCAAGACCAAAACATCATGAGCCCTCAAATTCAAAAGCGACTCTGTGACTATTGCTCAGAAACCACAGCTCTTCTCTACTGCCGAGCAGACTCAGCCAAGCTCTGCTTCCTCTGTGACCGTGAAGTCCACTCTACCAACCAGCTCTTCTCCAAGCACACTCGCTCACGTCTCTGTGATTCCTGTGACTCCTCCCCTGCTTCCATTTTCTGCTCTACAGAGTGCTCTGTTCTGTGCCAGAACTGTGACTGGGAACGCCACAGCCTCTCACTTTCACAAGTGCACAATAGGAGGCCACTCGAGGGGTTCACTGGGTGTCCTTCTGTGCATGAATTGTTGGGTATTGTTGGGTTTGAAGAGACGGGTCATAAAGCTCTGTTTTTGAAGGATGAGAGCACTGGTGGTGATGATGGTTTTGATGGGCTTTCGGATTTTTTGGTTTGGGATACTCCTTGTGCTGTTAGTCTTGATGATTTGATTAGTTCGACGAGTTCGGAGCATGATTTTCAGGCTATGGAAGTTCCTCCTCTGCCCAAG AATCGTAATGCTGCTTGTGGGCTATACAAGGACGAAATAATCAATCAGCTTCGTGAATTGGTAAAGTTGGAACCCAACTTGAATTGTGAAAATGTGGATGCTGAACCCCTCACTGGTTTCCAACCACTGCTGTCTGAACAAAATGTACAACAAGAAGATATGGTTACAGGTTTTGCAGATAATGCAGAGCCATTTGTTTTCCCTAGATTTGAG GCAAGTGCATTTCAGTGCTGTACTGGTGGTAGTGAGGCtgcaaatcatttttttcttcctaattcATCAACAAGAAGCTATCTTGAAGAAAGTCATGTGGTTACTGACAAGCATTCAGATATTAGTTGCAGTGTCACTCATGCCAATGATGGTAGTGAAGGACATTCACGATACCCTATTAAATCTGAAACCTCATCAGCTTTTCAAAGGATTGCTTCACATGAGCTGAATAGCCAGGAGAGGGACTCTGCATTATCACGAtacaaagagaagaagaaaacaaggagGTATCATAGCCCCACCCTTTGCCCACAAAT GTATGAAAAGCACATTAGGTATGAATCACGGAAGGTTCGGGCAGAGAGCAGGATAAGAATCAAGGGACGCTTTGCTAAGATGGATACTACAGGCAGGCAGTTGTAA
- the LOC126708963 gene encoding zinc finger protein CONSTANS-LIKE 13 isoform X2, which translates to MTDSRAQIKQQDQNIMSPQIQKRLCDYCSETTALLYCRADSAKLCFLCDREVHSTNQLFSKHTRSRLCDSCDSSPASIFCSTECSVLCQNCDWERHSLSLSQVHNRRPLEGFTGCPSVHELLGIVGFEETGHKALFLKDESTGGDDGFDGLSDFLVWDTPCAVSLDDLISSTSSEHDFQAMEVPPLPKNRNAACGLYKDEIINQLRELVKLEPNLNCENVDAEPLTGFQPLLSEQNVQQEDMVTGFADNAEPFVFPRFEASAFQCCTGGSEAANHFFLPNSSTRSYLEESHVVTDKHSDISCSVTHANDGSEGHSRYPIKSETSSAFQRIASHELNSQERDSALSRYKEKKKTRRYEKHIRYESRKVRAESRIRIKGRFAKMDTTGRQL; encoded by the exons ATGACTGACTCTCGAGCTCAAATAAAACAGCAAGACCAAAACATCATGAGCCCTCAAATTCAAAAGCGACTCTGTGACTATTGCTCAGAAACCACAGCTCTTCTCTACTGCCGAGCAGACTCAGCCAAGCTCTGCTTCCTCTGTGACCGTGAAGTCCACTCTACCAACCAGCTCTTCTCCAAGCACACTCGCTCACGTCTCTGTGATTCCTGTGACTCCTCCCCTGCTTCCATTTTCTGCTCTACAGAGTGCTCTGTTCTGTGCCAGAACTGTGACTGGGAACGCCACAGCCTCTCACTTTCACAAGTGCACAATAGGAGGCCACTCGAGGGGTTCACTGGGTGTCCTTCTGTGCATGAATTGTTGGGTATTGTTGGGTTTGAAGAGACGGGTCATAAAGCTCTGTTTTTGAAGGATGAGAGCACTGGTGGTGATGATGGTTTTGATGGGCTTTCGGATTTTTTGGTTTGGGATACTCCTTGTGCTGTTAGTCTTGATGATTTGATTAGTTCGACGAGTTCGGAGCATGATTTTCAGGCTATGGAAGTTCCTCCTCTGCCCAAG AATCGTAATGCTGCTTGTGGGCTATACAAGGACGAAATAATCAATCAGCTTCGTGAATTGGTAAAGTTGGAACCCAACTTGAATTGTGAAAATGTGGATGCTGAACCCCTCACTGGTTTCCAACCACTGCTGTCTGAACAAAATGTACAACAAGAAGATATGGTTACAGGTTTTGCAGATAATGCAGAGCCATTTGTTTTCCCTAGATTTGAG GCAAGTGCATTTCAGTGCTGTACTGGTGGTAGTGAGGCtgcaaatcatttttttcttcctaattcATCAACAAGAAGCTATCTTGAAGAAAGTCATGTGGTTACTGACAAGCATTCAGATATTAGTTGCAGTGTCACTCATGCCAATGATGGTAGTGAAGGACATTCACGATACCCTATTAAATCTGAAACCTCATCAGCTTTTCAAAGGATTGCTTCACATGAGCTGAATAGCCAGGAGAGGGACTCTGCATTATCACGAtacaaagagaagaagaaaacaaggag GTATGAAAAGCACATTAGGTATGAATCACGGAAGGTTCGGGCAGAGAGCAGGATAAGAATCAAGGGACGCTTTGCTAAGATGGATACTACAGGCAGGCAGTTGTAA